The Brassica oleracea var. oleracea cultivar TO1000 chromosome C7, BOL, whole genome shotgun sequence sequence ACGGAGGGTCGTCGAGAGTCCTTAGCGTCCTAACCTAGGCAAATTAGATTATAATAATATTATTTAAGCTAAATAACCTAAGGATCAATCCGTAAATAAGGATTTATCGGACTTGATCCTTAGAGACGTGGCATGATTCGATTCGTTTGGTCGGCTTTTGCGTTTGGTATTGGAAAAAAAAATTATTTTCGACGGAAGACGCAGAAAAAAAGAGCTCTCTCGACGAAAGGCGATTCGATCCGTCGGAACACGAAGGTAAACCGAAGCCTTCTCATGGAGTTTTTTGGATTTAGATTAGGTTCAATGTTGTATTTCTCTCAATTTAGGGTTGGGTTCTCGGTTTTCAAACGATTTGGGGATTTTTTCGTATGATGTTAGGGTTTCAAACGATTTGGGTTTTCAATTGATTTGGGGATCTTTTCGTCTGTAGTTAGGGTTTGTACATGATTTTGATTTGAAACGATTTGGGGAGCTTCTCGTTTGTTTTACCGTCGATTATTACAACCGAGTTACAATCGAGTTTTACAATCTTCTCGTTTGTTCTTAATCTTTGGTCATGTTCTGTTCTGACGGTTCTAACTCGATCCCTCTGTTTTGTTCAATCGGTGCTCGTTGCTGTTTATAACTTCCCTTTGATAATCTTCTCGTTTGTTCTTAATCTTTGGTCATGTTCTGTTCTGACGGTTCTAACTCGATCCCTCTGTTTTGTTCAATCGGTGCTCGTTGCTGTTTATAACTTCCCTTTGATAATCTTCTCGTTTGTTCTTAATCCCTTTGCTCGTTGCTTTTTATAATCTTCCTGTTTATAATGTTCTTTGATTGTTGTTGGTTAACTGTATTCTTCGCTTACATATCTTCTTCGCTTTATCTAATCTTTGCTTACACAATTGCTTTCGGGTTAACGAGGCATGGGAAAAGATTATTCGTACAGCCAGCCTTCTTCATCAGACGATTTCGACATAACTTCCCTTCTTCAAGCAGAAGCTGAACTGTACGCGGATGAAGCTGAGAGTAGCTACAATATGGCAGGGCCGTTTCAGTACCCACCTCAACCTGAGGCTGATGATGGAATCCTGACGACTTGCTACTGTGGTGGTGAGCCTGTTGTCGCAACATCTTACACCTCTAAAGATCCAGGCAGAAGGTACTTCACGTGCGACAATGCTGATGATGGCGACTGCCATGTTTGGAAATGGTGGGACGTGGCTGTGATGGAGGAGATGAGTGACTTTCAGAGACAACTTAGGGAGCTTAAGGATCAATCTGATGTGAATGCGTCGAAGCTAGTTAAGCTAGAGAGGACCGTTGTTGAGTTATCTAAGAAGGAAGCATAGGCTATACATGGCTTCGCATTGGAAGTTTATGTAATGGTCTGTGGGTTAGTTTTAATAGGCTTGGCGGTCATGTATCTTCATTGTTAGTTTCTCTCTTGTGCTTTTCATTGAATCTTATGCAATCTTTTAAAACTTTTGATTTTTCATGTTTTTTCAGGAAGAGCTTGTAAGGATTACAACGACCGTCTCTGACCTCGAGAGTGTCTGTATAAAGGTGTGCACTCTCTTTTCTTTGTAATATACTAGTCCAATTTTTTATAATAATCAAATCATATAACGTGAAAATATTTATAATAGCTAAAACTTTTTAATAGAATTTGTGTTAAATGCTTGTGATTTGCTTTCTACCTTCCTAACCCCTTAGATTTGATGGTTTTAAATGTTTTACAATGTTAGAATACGGTGTTAGTCTGATTTGATTGGTGTTAAATGCTAGTTGTTTGCTTTCTACCTTCCTATCTGCTCTGATTTTATTGCCTTTGAATGCTTCGTAGTTAAAGCTCGCTTACTTAAGCCTCTGTGTTGCTAATAGAGCGACACATACCATTCTCTAACCATGGATAACACAACTAGTTATGTTAACCTTTTGTATAGTCAAAGTTCAATTGACCTTGAATCACCCGAACATGTTTGGTTCGGTAGCCAAGGTCCTGATGAATCTGTTGTCGAGTATGCTGTCAAGGAGAGGAGAAAATGGTCTCTGAAAGAGGATAAAATCCTTATTGGTGCTTGGCTTAACACCAGTAAAGATCCTGCTGTCGGCAATGAGCAGAAAGCCGGTGCTTTCTAGAAGAGGATTGTAGATTACTACAACGCAAGCCCTCATCTGGTTGGGACAGTACCTAGAGAGCTTGGTCAGTGCAAGCAGAGGTGGGCTACGATCAACGAGCAAGTCTGCAAGTTTGTTGGATGCTACAATGCGGCTCTGAGGGAGCAGAAAAGTGGTCAAAATGATGATGATGTGATGAAAGCTGCGCTAGACTATTTCTTCAATGCTTACTCCTTCAAGTTCAGCCTCGAACATGCCTGGAGGGAGCTGAGGAATGACCAGAAATGGTCCTCCACCTATCTGCCTAAGGACGTTGGGAAGGAAAAGCGCAAACATGTGTTGGAGGTTGATACAGAAGATGAAGTGGGAGAACTGGAGGGTAGATCTGTTGGGGTCAAGGCTGCTAAAGCTTCTACTAAGAGGAAGAAGAGTGGTAAAGAAGAGGAGTTGTCACAGTTACAAGCCATCATGGAAGTGAAATAAAAACTCTCTAAGCAGAAACTGCTTGATCGTTTACTTGCCAAAAAAGATCCACTCACTGAGATGGAAACATCTCTTAAACTCAAGCTTATGTCTGAGATGTTATGAGGTAGACATGTCGTATTGCGTAGTTTAGATATCTCGTATTGAGTAGTTTAGCTATCTGTTATTAAGCAGAAACTGCTTGGGTTCTTTTAAAAACTATAAATTCAAATTCTCTATGGAGTTGTCTTGAGTAGTTACAACTACTTTCTTATTGTATCACATGTCGTATTACTTTAATTATTTGCTAACTCTTGTCTTTTGTTTTGTTTCAGATGCAGTTGTAGGACATGTGAACCAAGTCACGGGTGCATTTGTGAAAATATTTACCTCATGTGAATCCAAGTCACGGGTTATATGTAAGAAATGTTTGATAAGTTTTCCTTCGAGCCTGTCTTTAGGTAGCTATCTCGTTTGCTTAGTTTCCACCAGATCTTCTTTCCTTTTGTTTCCTTTTGCTACTACTGTATTCTCGGAGTTGTAATCTTCTTTTGCTGTAACTCGAAGTTGCGGATGCTCTTATGTCCAGCAAGTTGTAATGAACAAGTACTCTTTCTCTTAATTCGGTAACGCTATCACTTTAGATGCTTCTCTTTACTTGGTTCTCGTTAACCAATCTTGTATAAATCATTTATAGCCAAAGTAAAGTTGATCATGTATGCCAATCGAAACTAAAACTTATAGAAACCAACGTACTTGCTTCTCTTTACTTACTTGATCTTGTATGACCAAACCAAACTAAAGTTTAATGGAAGAAGACTTATTGAATCATGATTCATATAATAAGAAGGCTAATGTGGTAGCATAAGTATTATAGACATGTATTTTTTTTAGAAATTGTATCATATTATAGACATGATCCCAAAACTTATAGAAACCATATTAAAAATTGTTAAAATGATAATAGAATAACTATAGATAATTTGAACTTATAGAGAATTTGAGCTTACAGATAATTTTTTAGTTTAAAAAAAAAAACTTGTATATAATTTGAACTTATAAATTAAAAAAAAAAAAACTTGTTGATAATTTGAACTTATAGATTAAAAAAATAAAACTTGTAGATTATTTGAACTTATAGTTTAAAAAAAATAACTTATAGATAATTTGAACTTATAGAGAATTTGAACTTATAGTTTTTAAAAAAATATTATTTTTTGAAGCAGGATACCTAAATATGTCATCATCTCCATCCGATGAACTCGAAGAAAGATTGGACGAAATTTTCGATGAATAATTCGAAGATATATTCAACAACATAGTGGAGGCATAAAACATTAAGCAAGGGAAACGTGCTTATATAGAACGAAACCGTGAAGCAGGACACGATCGCTTATGGAATGACTACTTCAGCGAAGATTCGACATTCTCGTCACATTTATTCAGACGTCGTTTCCGCATGAATAAGGAATTATTCTTGCGTATTGTTCATGGCCTATCAGAGTGCATTCCATTCTTTCAGCAAAGAAGAGATGCAACCGGGAGGTTTGGTCATTCTCCACTACAAAAATTTACGGCAGCAATTCGTCTGCTTGCTTATGGCTCTATGGCTGACACGGTTGACGAATATCTCCGACTTGCTGAGACCACTGCACTTTCGTGTTCACATAATTTCACTGACGGAATAATACAGTTATTCAGAGATGAGTATCTACGACGACCCACACCAGAGGATCTTCAACGACTACTCGATATTGGAGAGAAACGAGGGTATCCTGGGATGGTCGGGAGCATTGACTGTATGCATTGGGAATGGAAAATTGCCCAACCGCTTGGAAAGGACAGTACGCACGTGGATCATAAAAACCGACAATTGTCTTAGAGGCTGTAGCTTCACACGATCTTTGGATATGACACACTCTTTTTGGTCCTCCAGGTGCCTTTAACGATATTAATGTCCTCGATCGGTCTCCTGTTTTTGATGACATTTTCGAAGGTCGAGCTCCCAGGGTAAAGTACGTGGTCAACAGACACATGTATAAGTTGGCGTACTACCTCACAGACGGTATATATCCAAAATGGTCAACATTTATCCAATCTATCACACTCCCTCAATGTCCTAAACAAGAGTTATTTGCTAAAGTTCAAGAAGCAACCTGAAAAGATGTGGAGCGGGCTTTTGGAGTATTGCAAGCTCGATTTGCGATTGTGAGAAACCCGACTCTTTCTTTGGACAAAGAAAAGATATGGAAGATTATGAGAGCATGTATTATACTACACAATATGATAGTCGGAAATGAACGGAATGGATACACTCGTTATGATATATCTGAATTTGAAGAAGGAGACGTCACCAGAAGTTCACAGGTGGAAACCGACAGACCCACAAATCTCAATAATATGTTTGGCATTCAGAATGATGTTCGGGATAGGCGTATACATCAACATTTGAAAAATGATTTAATTGACCATATTTGGAACAAATTTGGTGATGAAGATTAATAATTATTGTATCTTTATGTTTAATTATTGTATCTTTATATTTAATCATGCAATAAATAAAAATTAAATTTCACTTTAAAAAAAAATATTTTTTATTCCTAAAGACTCCAAATTGAAAAACACCATTAGACACACTATTTTGATTAGAGTCCTTAACTATTCAAACAAAAAACAAAAAAAATCTATAATACTCTTAAGGACTCCAAGAAAGAGTCCACCATCGTTGATGCTCTAACAAATCACTCAGAAACACTTAGAAGTTACAAATTATATAGTTGGAAAATGAGGGTAATACAAAATTTTTACCATCCGTTCAGTTAAAGAAAATGCGTTGAGAGCAAGTGACCTAGAATCCTATTATAAATTATAAAAGTGACTCATAGTGTAAATGTTTTCTCAAACAATCATACACGTATGTTTCTTAAAAATATATAAATGCATGTATGTACTAATAGCTTACTTTTGACCCTTAAATAATTACTTGGTTTTAGTATCCAAATATAACCAGATAGGTACTGTTGTCAGTCAATTAACTACCCGAC is a genomic window containing:
- the LOC106302984 gene encoding glutathione S-transferase T3-like encodes the protein MDNTTSYVNLLYSQSSIDLESPEHVWFGSQGPDESVVEYAVKERRKWSLKEDKILIGAWLNTSKDPAVGNEQKAVPRELGQCKQRWATINEQVCKFVGCYNAALREQKSGQNDDDVMKAALDYFFNAYSFKFSLEHAWRELRNDQKWSSTYLPKDVGKEKRKHVLEVDTEDEVGELEGRSVGVKAAKASTKRKKSGKEEELSQLQAIMEVK
- the LOC106302983 gene encoding uncharacterized protein At4g04775-like; its protein translation is MGKDYSYSQPSSSDDFDITSLLQAEAELYADEAESSYNMAGPFQYPPQPEADDGILTTCYCGGEPVVATSYTSKDPGRRYFTCDNADDGDCHVWKWWDVAVMEEMSDFQRQLRELKDQSDVNASKLVKLERTVVELSKKEA